In Dendropsophus ebraccatus isolate aDenEbr1 chromosome 13, aDenEbr1.pat, whole genome shotgun sequence, the sequence GGTGACATTTTTTACAATCTCACACTCTCTCAAAGAGCAGAGCAGAATAAAATCCATGTACAACGTGTGCCACACATggatcagtcctgtacacatctCTTATACTCACCTTAACTGATATAGGTTGCTGGCTGGACTAGACAGAGCCTCCATAAACTCACCGAAGCCAGGGCCGCCTGATATCTTGTTCACAGACAGGTAAAGCGTCCTTAGGGTCTGCTTTTTCTGTATTAGAGATGCCAGCTGGATGCAGGAAGAATCTGATACACCAGTATTAGTCAACCTGAAAGAAGATGAGATGTGGGTGAGCCCGGTATCTCATGATCAACCATAGCCGTGTTTGTGGGATCGTTTGTCTGTTTATTGAACTACCAGAAACAACGCATCACTGAAACAATGGCGTTGATGTCAGAGGGTATGCTGGCAGAGCTGGACTACAAACTTAATATCTGCCCTGTCTGCCATTACGGAAACATCTGTTGTGTATAGAATAAACTTGGATAAATAATGTGACTTTTCAAAAAGATTTCGATGCAAGACCTTTCTCCAAAGGTGTTGTATACCAAAATCTGGGCCACCTTCTGCTTTTGCTCAGGAAACTCTGTAGCAATAAGCAGAGACAATGTAGGAACAAGGAGCTGTAAGTTTGATTTTTCTTTAGTTTacgtttttatgtatttatttttattttgcgtAATCGGGCAAAAGTGGGATTTCAGGAGCCACCAAAATCAAAACGACAGGTAGGTAATGGAACtggaggacacaagacaggtaAGGCCcttgtggtctgaccagtgatttataaaaaggcaaaactatgttcttatctttagcatctcagcttctcttttgatgcatcccattattgtattagattttgcagcagctgcctggcactgaaGTTGCCAGGCAgcagttgagtttactgtccaccattaccccccaggtccttttcagaagcagttttacccagtataTTATTTATCCATAactacttattatttctatggcccaagtgcataatgttacatttatccacattaaacgtaatttgccatttatctgcccaagcctccagcttctccaaatccctctgtaacacgatattatcctcctctgtggtgattactttacccagtttagtatcatcagcaaaaatggagattctactctgtagccccctacaaggtcattaaaaaaacatattaaaaagaagtgggcCCAATACTGACCcatgtggtaccccactagtaactaaaactcaatcagagtatgttccatcaaCGACCACCCTttgttttctatcactcaaccagttacttacccatttacgtatattttcccctagtcccagcatcctcattttgtagaagGGTGGGGAGAATAGTCAGGAAATCAAGGCAAAAAGTCCAAGAAACCAGGGAATACGTAGCCGGGAAACAAATACTAGCTTAGTGACTGTAGCTTAGTAACTGATAATGAGGCTCTTTAGCAGGCAAGGCATCATGGTGCCGGTATTAGTTTTATGGAGCCCCAGGATGTGATTGGGGCTGAAACTCCAGTCCCCAGTACACACAATGGAGCTGACTGATGGTGCCAGCCACCAGTCAGCACGTACTTAGAAGAATCAGCTGTGCTGGCCGGGGAGAGAGACGTGCCGGCCGCGGCACTGTAACTATGGATGCCGCCGACGTGCCCCTAGCAACTGTCCGGCCGTGTGCTTTGGCAGTGCTGGGAGCCTGGTAAGTGCCCCGGCTCATGACAACACCAGTCTTAATGTAAAACGTAGATGATTTATGCTTCTGTGTGCCGTGCTTCTTAAATCTATGCTGGTGCTGAGCTAGCAAATATTTCAACTACAATTTACGCTACCTCTGTAGTGTAAATTGTAATATAGTGTAGCAGTGTAGCCACAATTCTTTGTGTGTCCACAATATGCAAAGTGCTGCCACCTCGGCCAACAAGATGCAAAGTTTAAAAAGTTTCACATTTTTGGCAGATTGGAGACTAGCACTGCAACCAAAAATTATTTGCTCTTCAAGGGTAGATGACATTTGTTACAACCATGAATCCATGACATAGAGAGGAGACTTGATATAAGGAGATGAGACATCAACCATCAGTAGATATGTCACATAACAAGGTGCAGTCAGCAGTTTATCTTATAGACATAACAATGCTGCGGAGCATAAAATCCATGTATAACATGTGCCGCACATGGCTCAGTCCTGTACACATCTCATACTCACTGTAATTCTTCTACCACGCAATTTGGACTGGACATAGCTTCAATCAAGTGATCGAGGTGAGGACCAGGCATCCAGTTACTTTGTAGGTCTATTATCTTCAGGGACCGGTTATTCCTTATTACAGATGCCAACTGTATGCAGGAAATGTCTGGTAGATCATTACTATCCAAACTGTAACAACAAGAAGATGAGATGTGAGTGACGAGTCCACATAGCGTTAGTGTAAAATCTGTAGATTGTGAATGTGGAGAGAAAATGTCCCTGGCTGTTAGTAACATCCATAAATGTCATCACTAGAAGCCACCTCTTGTGTGTGGAGGATGTCAGGAACGGCGGCAGATATATAATATGTCCACTATCACCAGATCCATGGTGTAGAAATACAGAATCCCTGAGTTATGTATATGCTTTATAGCATGTAATGGTCAGAAAGGAAAAATGTATtccatgttaaagggaatctgtaagctgcAACTGACCTTATTAACTGTTGGTGGTGTAAATATAACAAAGATTTACATGGTGGTATGGCCACGTGCAGAATTGCCCGAActgttaaattatcacattcctgatctcacacagtaaatagCGTAAACGCAATAAAAAAGAAGTTTCAAATTGTTAAAaattccaaagttcaaaattgttGATCATTGTTCACATCAAATCCGGaaagattaaaataaaaagtgatcaaaaagtcatacagaaggggttaataataattgGCCATTAGGGAATATACTCCCTGGCAGGGTTTGTGTGCTTGAAGATAATCTGCACCAAACTTAGCAAACACATAATCAAAATCTCTAACATCCTCAGGATATACAGAGTCAACTGGTGATAACTGAATCAACATGGGACAAAGAAAGATTACGTTTTAAACcctcagggggacatttataaagcagtctaatgtgtgtggctcttctaatgaggattggtggatATTTTGTTTGATTATCTTGTAACTGAGTTAtgaaaatgtagcactgccatagtgaatgtatctaagtaaaaagtcgcaaaaaattaagtaagcatattcacctggtactgaccagacataggcctgcaccagtttgagcaactttttaaaaagtcgcaaatgataaattgggtgctcatcccagattatgtgaatttttgggtgaatactcaaaacaggcagattaaaaaaaaagtttcagataAAAAATATccgcctgtcaaatactggtttataaatagaacttagaccaaaaatgggtaaaaaatccaaaaacaggcgcaaagcccttgataactttccccctcAGTTCTTCTTTCCCCAAATCATACACTGGATTATGCCACTGAAGCTATGAAAGACATAGAATAATCTTATTAGCTGATTTAAGAATGCAGAGACCCAACAAGCACAATAACagtaagggccacatgtatcatccggcgaacggatgattttcggcggaaagtgacgatttgcgtatttttttattcgcaaatggccgatttgcgaataaaatattcgcaaatcggcactttccgccgagtacgccaggggggcggaaagggggcgtgtagtgggcggaacggagggcggggactcagagtccgcgcgatttaccatccgttccgcccaaatgtacgccgaaaacctactccagtcctcagctggcttaggttttcggcggtgcgcacgggatttatgtagaggcagtccgcctctacataaatctccgtagcgccggagctgcgggggcatttataagtccggcgtaaaaaacgccggacttaataaatgcccccctaagagTCTATTTGACCAAGATCCAGTGACGTATTATCTACCAGAGAAATGGAGAATTCAACACCATCCACAGGAGTTCCAATATTCAAGAGTTTATTCCATGTCCAAATACAAACAGAATGCAACGTTTCGACCAGAACTGGTCTTGCCTATGCTTGGAACTCCTGTGGATGCAGTTGAATTCTCCATtcctgcagaagcagcaggaagaAGGAGCCAGCGGCTGTTGTACGGAGAGCTGCTGGCTCTGGAGCACTTGCGCCGTGGGCCTAGAGAGAGGGTGGAGGAACCCGCGGCTGTTGGGTGAGAAGTGCGGCGGGGGGGAGGGGAACAGTGCAGGGGATTTCCCcaaagcagagagagagagagaaaggcaggaGCAGGCGGCTGTTTTAACTTTCCGCGTTCGaacaccgaggtattactgtataacaTTTGCGGAACATGGCTCATTCCTGTACACATCTCTTATACTCACAGTAATTCCTCTATCTTGCAGGCTGGACTGGACAGAGCGGCCATCAAGTCTCTGAAGTGAGAACCGTACAAAGAGTTCTCAGTCAGGACAAGCTTCTTCAGGGTCGGGTTATTCCGTATTATAGAAGCCAAATGAATACAGGAATCTTCTGGTAGACCATTATCCCCCAAACTGTAACAATAAGAAGATGAGGAGcgatacatagttacatagttatcaTGAttcaaaaaaaagacatgtccagCGAGTTTAACCAAGGGAAGGGGTGGATGAAGGGAAGAGGGATGGATAAACTCTATATTCCTGCATATATATTCATGTTATCTTATTCTGCCTGTAGTGAAGCCTCCCCTGTTTTTCCTGTGAAGGCTCCTGAGGTGACTAtttcacagattcactgttctcatggtaaagaagacttgtcacctccggagagggaactttttgtttttccctccaggtggaggcagttcCCTCCTGGCTCTGCATTAAAGCCGCCAAGTATACTCCACAAAAACTTATTGCGAGTCAAAACGTTGAATTTTTTTCTTGCGAGCCAATATAGAATTGAAGCtagtaaaaagtttggttcagtgccaaatggatttttttttttacaaagtctacaaCAAATCATTGCTCGGGAAGTTCGAATCGCTCGTCTCTAGTCACAACCAGAGAAAATACAGGATCGGGGTCaccaggtgtgtgtgtgagggggggggggggattaaaaaaaaaaaaatcgtgtaAACCTTTGTCAATAATCTCCGCAACCAATGCATGATCTACAAGTAGATTTTTCCTCATAATGGAGAATTTGGAGTCCACAAGGGAAATTCTGGTGGTCTATCTCCGATACATACTTCACCCTGTCAATTATGCTGACAGCGCCCCCTTTATCAGCTGGTTTATTAACAATGTTATCACTATAGATCAGGTTCTGGAGTGACTGAAATTAGTCCTTCTGCTAGTAAATATAGTGGTTCGAAGGACTTCTATGTTGCACGGTTATGATGAGTTAAGGGTTAAGTTGGTATATCCTTGTGGGCAACGTATGTGAACAGACTGGTGGCCCCAATAATAGGATACCGTTCCCTGAGGTAAGATGGTGTCGGAAGAGCTTTGTAGAGGTGTGCGCACCAGCTGGTCTCTTGACATTGTTTGACACTGACGACACCAGTCATGTCACCCCTCCTACCCATCTCCACGGACATATGCAATGGTGGTGTAGAGTAGTGGACTGTAACTGGTTATGAGTGAGGGAcgctacccccctccccctctggatAAGTTACTTGGATCCAGTATTGTATGTTGTATAATGATGTATGGCGCTCTGTATATGCACtgttatatatcactatgtaatgCACTGTTATTGATTGCCTTATTTACAATGGTCTATATGATGATGTTAGCATTGAGTAGGCAGGGGATTGCAGTAAGATAAATAGCAGCCCTCCAACACACATAATGAATGTCCAAGAGAGATCCCATGGTGGGACTGAAGCTttgcacatgatgggtgaataaaaataacatgttttattTAACTTTATGCTGGACTTCTGCCTTCTTCTATTTCTTTTGCAGTTTATTGGTCAGGAACCTTTAAGAAATTGACATATTTTGTATGCCTCAACAGTCAAAAAAGGTATAGTATTACACAATctctggtgtgtggggggaggggggcttgcaTTCGGAATCAGCAACacaagtaaattgcaaactttacaAATGGGGTTTAAGCGCATATATTTTCCTGCATTGGAGTTCTACTTTTATTCACTCTATGGAACTATACTCTTATTGTATCCTATCATGGTGGACCATAGTAGCTAAGGATACTATACTAGGGGACCATGGTAGGTAAGAATGCTATACTGGGGGACCATGGTAGGTAAGGACACTATACTGGTGCACCAAGGTAGGTAAGGATACTATTCTGGTGGACCATGGTAGGTAAGGATGCTATACTGGTGGACCATATTAAGGACGCTATACTGGTGCACCATGGTAGGTAAGAATGCTATACCGAGGGACCATGGTAGGTAAGCATAATCTACTGGGGGACCATGGTATGTAAGGACACTATACTGGCGGGCcatggtaggtaaggatactaTACTGGCGGGCcatggtaggtaaggatactaTACTGGCGGGCcatggtaggtaaggatactaTACTGGCGGGCCATGGTAGGTAAGAATACTATACTGGGGGACCATGGTAGGTAAGGACACTATAATGGTGGACcatggtaggtaaggatactaTACTGGCAGACCATGGTAGGTAAGGATGCTATACTGGGGGAACATGGTAGGTAAGGATGCTATACTGGGGGACCATGGTAGGTAAGGACACTATATTGGTGGACCATGGTAGGTAATGATGCTATACTGGTGGACcatggtaggtaaggatactaTAATGGGTTACCATGGTAGGTAAGGACACTATACTGGGGGACCATGGTAGGTAAGGACACTATGCTGGTGCACAATGGTAGGTAAGGACACTATACTGGCGGACCATGGTAGGTAAGGATGCTATACTGGTGGACCATGGTAAGGATGCTATACTAGTGGACCATGGTAGGTAAGGAAACCATATACTGAGGTTAAACCAACCCCAGCATAATATCAAAAGTTTAAGAACACTGGAATAATCATTGACCACAGAAAGATAAGGTATAGTTAGTATTTTACCTCAGATTCTGGATGTTATGTAAGGCTGGCGCAAGTCGTTCCAATCCTTTGGGATCTATGTAGCATTGACTTAGATCAAGGTCTGTTATATTTGTGCAGGTTTTAAGGATAAATGCTAATGCTGTGCAGTCTAGAGCCGACATGGAAACACAAGAAAGATTAAAACTTGTGTGTGACCCTAATGATTCCCACACTAGAGGCTTATTCTGGGTTTCAAAAAGATAGTGGAATGAACTAAGAAGAACTTGCTCCTTCTTGTATGGAGTGGAGAATCTCTTCTTATATATTTCCTTGTGTTCACTCAATATCCACTGTTGTTCTGGAATAAAGTCTCTCAGCCAATTGATGACATCTAAAGAAGCCTGAGTCGCTGCTTGATTGTCCAGGTATTCAGCTAGAACCGACCTGGTGGAGGCGTCTGACAGACCAAACAAGAAACGGAGGAATATCTCACCACGTCCATCGGGATAAGAGTTGGCTTTATTTAGTGATTCCTGTAACTTCTCAGGAGAATAATCAGTATAATGCACCAAGGCGGACAGGAATTCCTGAACAGTGAGATGTAAGAAAGTATAGGTCCCAGGTTCCCCCGATTCCATCAGAAAACTTGATAAGAGCTTTGACTTATTGTCCACATGGAAAGAATCCAGATCTGGATCATCAAAAATAACCCTGTGATTCATGACTCCATCTTCTGCCATCCATCCCAAGGACTGCAGGACCTTCTGAGCGTCACTCCTGTCcaggctgtgattggccagaatgTTGGCGACAAATGTGGCAAAGAGCTGAGTCATTGTATTGGTTAATAATGTCGCCGACTGGTCACTACTTGTTGTCTGGAAGCTCCTGGATAACACTGTACAGATGATCCAGCAGTAGGACGGGAGGTAACAGAACGTGTACAATGTGTTATTCTGCTTCACATAAGTAAAAGCCTTTTCTGCCAGTTCAGGGTCAGGGAAGAAATTTTCAAAGTATGTCCGTCGTTCTTCTGGAGAAAATCCAGTGATTTCCACTATTCTCTGGAAGGCTGTACAATCTATTGATGCCAGTCTGGTTGGGCGACTGGTCATCAGGACTGAACAACCATTAAGAAGAGACTTTCTCACCAaactaaccacaatctgaccccaatgTCCGCGCTCTCTAGGATTAGAGCACAAGTCACATGACGTGAAATCTATTATGTGATTGCTGTCATCTAATCCATCAAATATGAAGAGAAGTTTCTCTGGATCTTGTAGGATGTTCTCAATCTGCGGCTCCAGATCCGGGTATTTTTGGAGGATCATGGTCTCCAGACTAACCTCATCCAGGCTGTTCAGCTCCCGGAATTTGAAGAAAAAGACAAAAGAGAATCTTTGATAGAGATCGCCCCTCACCCAGTCATAGACAAACTTCTGCATCAGCATGGTCTTCCCTACCCCCGGCACTCCGCTCACCATCACCATGTGTGGTACAAGTCTGGATTGGTGACACCAGCGGAATATCTTGTTGAGGGAAATgtgttttaatttatttggggttttCTTTATATATTTCTCAAGTTTTACCCCAGTCTTTATGAGCTCTTTCTCAGAGCGTTTCCTGAACTGATCAGTGAAGACAATGTTGAGGTTCACATAACGTGAAGACAGTGGAAAACTTTCCTCCTCTTGGTGACATATTGGAGGAATGTTCTCTACAAGTTTCTCATATTTTTCATATAAATGTTTCTTGTGACAGATCTGGATATCTGtagacaataaaaaaataaaggttatgataataaaccccccccccccactaatatTTAATTGCTATAGAATTGTATCCAATGATCACAgcctacatagttacatagtacggTTATAAAAAGACATTAAAAAGTTCAACCACACCACAGAATCCCAAAATCTGTTACGATGTCCAGCAAGACCCAAGGAGATCTAGCTCCCCCCAATATTGTCCATTATTATTGGGCAATGCATTTACACCATATTCCTTTAAAGTCTACGCATTTCACTAATAAATGGACAGAAATTGAGAAACTGCGGCTGGCTCCTATACACCCAGATTCTCaaatatttagcaaacttgcctccttctcctgattggCCGCTCTTTCTCTCCCATTGTAGACAACTCGCTGTCTAGGTTATAGACCACCACTCTggtctaaaaacagtggtctggcttgtGTATATTAAATTTTACTATGTAGTGTCTacatttcaccactagatggagcATATAACAATGTGACACTATACAGTACTCATAGGCTTCTGATAGGGAGAGCAGGGTTTCCTGTCCAAGAGCAGAAAACTTCTGCTGTTGAGCACCCACTCTCTGACATAGCCAGGCACAGGTGAAGCAGGAATGCACCGGAGCCTACACCACGACCTGGCCGACGGATGCCCCTCTCAGAGTGATCAGGCAGATCGCTCTCCTGTGGTGGTTTAGCACTGTATGTTTACGCAGTCAGGAGCAGAGTAGCAGCTCAGGAACAGCCACTAGCTTGGAGCTGCTGCATGTTTCTAGGTTTATGTAATGTACACTTACCTGCCAATTCTCCGGGAAGTTTGTGCCCCCCTTCATCCAGTGTGATCTCTGTCACCAGAGTGTCACCTGATAAGGAATGACAGATGTGAATGCAAAACCAGGGAGGAAAAAAAGGAGTAATAGCAGAATGTTCTGTAACCAGCTTGCCAAACTGAGGGGCCCCTATCCACTCACCACTGAGTTACTTATCTGCCAGCAGAGGCATACAGCGAAGCCGGTGGGCACAAGTGGGCCTAATCTGTCACAGAGCCCCACAGCTATAATGCCTCATTTATACAGGGGATATAGGGAAGAGAGACTATAGGCTCCTGGGCCCAGGTGCACCAgcaccctctgcaccccctatacccagggccgggacaaaagATAGGCCAGGGTAGACAATGGCCTAGGACACCACCTCTTGCTGAATTTCAGGGGGGCACAATGTATCctcaagtaaaaatcccccccagCCGACCTCACACACATCAGCATGCCatccctgctctgccccacagCTGCTGAAGGCTCCGGCCCCGCAGCGGCaggacctgctctcctcctctcttctgctgcTTGGCTCCGGAACTGAAGAAAAGCTTCTGattaatgtcacatgacctctAGAGCCATTCAGGAGAGGGAAGAAGTGCAGGGACAAGTGTAGTTACAGATgccccaaccccctcccccctcccgacAGAGACAGGTAAGGAGTCTGATCCTCGGCTCAGAGACTGTGTCAttctccactgctactgctgtgtgggtgagtatatgtatgtatctgtctgtgtgcgctaatggagtgtgtgtgttagtgctcatgtgtggctgaggtaggacaacaactcccagcatgctcccatgtggctgtggtagaactacagctcccaacatgctcctgtgtgacagaggtagaactacagctcccagcatgctcctgtgtggcagaggtagaactacagctcccagcatgctcctgtgtggcagaggtagaactacaactctcagcatgctcctgtgtgccagaggtagaactacagcttccagcatgctcctgtgtgccagaggtagaactacagctcccagcatgctcctgtgtgacagAGGTAGAACTTATGTGTGGATGTGGTAATACTACAACtttcagcatgatcctgtgtggctgtgggagaacaacaactctcagcatgctcctgtgtggctgtggtaggactacaactccccgCATGCCCACGTGGCTTTGGAAGAACTACAGCTCTCCGCAAGCtcatcctaagccacccccaatgctcctccccggaccagagacagatgagcagtatgatcctccactccacctcctcctcctcatgggcaatGACAGTGtcatctcatacacaatgttacctctATGGTGGAGTTCCTCCAGTACAGCCTGAAGAACAGAGGATTCTTCATTCTTCTGTCCGTGTACGACATATAGACTGGCCCACAATGCTATCATAGTGTCTCTTCCACCGGTAAATATATCCTCCAGTAACACCGGGGCCAATATATCTATATCATTCTCTGGATCAACATATTTCTAGAACAAAAGAAAGATCAGACATAAGAGTCACTATACAAAGATACAGGATGCAAAGGCTTCAGTGGACTAAGTCAAtgaccagattttttattttttgtttataaaatggtcaaGCAGGGGTATGTCTATCTTAGTGATGGATGCTTTCTAATAGACAGCATTCATTACTAGGCTGATGCTTAGCTTGTAAAACGGCTAATGCATTATTACCCCAGCCCCCACAGCCACAGGGGTAATAGGAAGAGCCAGGGACCATGTGTCCTAAAGCAGAGAGATgtaactgtatataatatgtataacatATGGTTTAACTGACATTCTctgtttggccacaagatgtcgctgttttgcagtacacagcctgtgttattaaaggggatactcctgtgaaaatctttttcacAGTAatcgaaacacattacaaagttatataactttgtaatatacttcaatcacctatctgcccctttccctatcttttccccctcagccccccaccaggaagtgaagtaaactcattcttacctaatgactgttgaccccaggctgctctgtggaagccattttgtgacaatgacatcatcaagaaggaaacgggtctaagccctgttaggccagcctccctttgtcagatgactcaggttgctcagctctgattggctgagcaagctgtaagccatctaaaagTTCTACAGagccagttagacatcacaggagacaaagtgcatcgtgggaaaccccaaaccaagaagtgaagaaaaaagaaagacaccaactggagcttcagttcagtatttttttttatcagcgccggagttgtcctttaaagctgtGCTGTTGCCAAGGGAGACAAACCTGATGTCAGGTAGGGTACTGGAAAGACATgtggacaag encodes:
- the LOC138770711 gene encoding NACHT, LRR and PYD domains-containing protein 3-like, giving the protein MESDTAACNDDPEEFYQKISQYEDPVLRTTYKYFRDDLQHIMENLQCPAQLLMELYDRHIPDIQKYVDPENDIDILAPVLLEDIFTGGRDTMIALWASLYVVHGQKNEESSVLQAVLEELHHRGDTLVTEITLDEGGHKLPGELADIQICHKKHLYEKYEKLVENIPPICHQEEESFPLSSRYVNLNIVFTDQFRKRSEKELIKTGVKLEKYIKKTPNKLKHISLNKIFRWCHQSRLVPHMVMVSGVPGVGKTMLMQKFVYDWVRGDLYQRFSFVFFFKFRELNSLDEVSLETMILQKYPDLEPQIENILQDPEKLLFIFDGLDDSNHIIDFTSCDLCSNPRERGHWGQIVVSLVRKSLLNGCSVLMTSRPTRLASIDCTAFQRIVEITGFSPEERRTYFENFFPDPELAEKAFTYVKQNNTLYTFCYLPSYCWIICTVLSRSFQTTSSDQSATLLTNTMTQLFATFVANILANHSLDRSDAQKVLQSLGWMAEDGVMNHRVIFDDPDLDSFHVDNKSKLLSSFLMESGEPGTYTFLHLTVQEFLSALVHYTDYSPEKLQESLNKANSYPDGRGEIFLRFLFGLSDASTRSVLAEYLDNQAATQASLDVINWLRDFIPEQQWILSEHKEIYKKRFSTPYKKEQVLLSSFHYLFETQNKPLVWESLGSHTSFNLSCVSMSALDCTALAFILKTCTNITDLDLSQCYIDPKGLERLAPALHNIQNLSLGDNGLPEDSCIHLASIIRNNPTLKKLVLTENSLYGSHFRDLMAALSSPACKIEELLLDSNDLPDISCIQLASVIRNNRSLKIIDLQSNWMPGPHLDHLIEAMSSPNCVVEELQLTNTGVSDSSCIQLASLIQKKQTLRTLYLSVNKISGGPGFGEFMEALSSPASNLYQLSLDRNDLPHTFCKQLVDVLRKNQSLRILVLCDLPLSGPHFSDLLDALSSPACRIERLCVGGRGLLPEDIEALKDLEKHNPNLKII